One genomic window of Methanosalsum zhilinae DSM 4017 includes the following:
- a CDS encoding radical SAM protein — MNLQNNLNQNNIFTGEAGSFYNYLSEGCKLCQEGAKMVLFVTGSCCNTCFYCPLSEERQIEVTYANEKQVISDEDIIHQAKIMDALGTGITGGEPLIAEDKVMHYIELLKSQMGSSHHIHLYTSLAPSTKTLEKLASAGLDEIRFHPPPDQWKSLKDSEFIRSIKQAVSMNISAGIEVPSIMGIADIVDTVNELEIFLNINELEFSDTNANNLYNAGYMLRDDISNAAAESEEIAKKIAHKCSRIHFCSSRYKDAIQLRKRLIRIAGNTSRIFDEVTEDGTIVHGVVIHHNISELILTLKQIRVPEDMYQVKDDCVDIAWWILDDISEYLKEAGSDVKIIERYPWNRGLIVETIPI, encoded by the coding sequence ATGAATCTTCAAAATAATCTCAACCAGAATAATATCTTCACAGGTGAAGCAGGATCGTTTTATAATTATTTATCAGAAGGCTGCAAGCTATGCCAGGAAGGTGCAAAAATGGTCCTTTTTGTAACCGGAAGCTGCTGCAATACCTGTTTCTATTGTCCCTTATCAGAAGAGAGGCAGATAGAAGTAACATATGCTAACGAAAAACAGGTCATCTCAGATGAGGATATTATCCATCAGGCAAAAATAATGGATGCTCTTGGCACGGGAATAACAGGAGGTGAACCATTGATTGCAGAAGATAAAGTTATGCATTACATAGAACTTTTGAAGTCACAGATGGGCAGCAGTCATCACATACACCTTTACACATCCCTTGCACCCAGCACAAAAACACTTGAAAAACTTGCCAGCGCAGGACTTGATGAAATAAGATTCCATCCACCACCAGATCAATGGAAATCACTCAAAGATTCAGAATTCATTAGATCAATTAAGCAGGCAGTTAGTATGAATATATCAGCAGGTATTGAAGTTCCATCCATAATGGGAATAGCAGATATAGTTGATACAGTTAATGAGCTGGAAATATTCCTTAACATTAATGAACTTGAATTTTCAGATACAAACGCAAACAATCTGTACAATGCAGGCTACATGCTTAGGGATGATATTTCAAATGCTGCAGCTGAATCTGAAGAAATAGCAAAAAAAATTGCACACAAATGTTCCAGAATCCACTTCTGTTCATCCAGATATAAAGATGCAATACAGCTTAGAAAAAGACTGATCCGAATTGCAGGAAACACATCCAGGATATTTGATGAAGTAACCGAAGACGGAACTATTGTACACGGGGTGGTTATACACCATAATATAAGTGAGCTTATTCTAACCTTAAAGCAGATCCGAGTTCCAGAAGATATGTATCAGGTAAAAGATGATTGTGTAGATATTGCATGGTGGATACTTGATGATATCTCAGAATACCTGAAAGAAGCAGGCAGTGATGTTAAAATAATTGAGAGGTATCCCTGGAACAGGGGTCTGATAGTTGAAACAATACCCATCTGA
- a CDS encoding DUF2551 domain-containing protein, with product MFVLETIEDRVRARLIKYLGRDDTGIRKEVLKLFLEGGSFTTNDVYEQLQKRGYNVSYRGVSAMVGLMNTRLGILSINVTGDHNIYSLKEDYREIVASVLKNY from the coding sequence GTGTTTGTGCTGGAAACAATAGAAGACCGGGTACGGGCAAGACTAATTAAATATCTTGGCCGGGATGATACCGGAATACGCAAAGAAGTGCTGAAATTATTTTTAGAAGGAGGATCATTTACTACCAACGATGTTTATGAGCAGCTTCAAAAGCGTGGTTATAATGTGAGTTATAGGGGTGTTTCCGCAATGGTAGGACTGATGAACACCAGACTTGGCATTTTAAGTATCAATGTAACCGGAGATCACAACATATATTCTCTTAAAGAAGATTACAGAGAGATAGTTGCCTCTGTACTCAAAAATTACTGA
- the uppS gene encoding polyprenyl diphosphate synthase, which translates to MINRIIKFLYQGYEKILFQEVSKGPLPAHIAIIMDGNRRFASKIGKNSYFGHSKGARVTENLIRWSWEIGIKQLTIYAFSAQNFKRSPKEINDIFDLMSRKFDRMSEDEEIHENRVKVKIIGDKNRIPPFLQRSIDRLETNTHNYDQFNLNIAIAYGGRQDIVQATQEIATKIKNKDLSVDQVTEMTISEHLYPADDAAVPNVDLIIRTGGDERISNFLPWQTNGNECAAYFCAPYWPEFKKIDFLRSIRVYQARKIEVRKNNALRTAQLLASIGNKRSFNAKSNQTDLSISDCHKNY; encoded by the coding sequence ATGATTAATAGGATAATTAAATTCCTTTATCAGGGATATGAAAAGATTCTCTTTCAGGAAGTATCAAAAGGTCCCCTTCCCGCACATATTGCAATTATTATGGACGGAAATCGCAGGTTTGCCAGCAAAATTGGAAAAAATAGTTATTTTGGGCATTCAAAAGGCGCAAGAGTAACTGAGAATCTAATCCGGTGGTCATGGGAAATCGGAATAAAGCAACTTACAATTTATGCTTTTTCTGCACAGAACTTTAAAAGATCACCAAAAGAGATCAATGATATTTTCGATCTGATGTCCAGAAAATTTGACAGAATGTCTGAAGATGAGGAAATACATGAAAATAGAGTAAAAGTTAAAATAATTGGCGATAAAAACCGCATTCCACCTTTTCTTCAAAGGTCCATAGATCGACTGGAAACAAATACACATAATTATGATCAGTTCAACCTCAATATTGCGATCGCATATGGCGGACGTCAGGATATCGTTCAAGCCACACAGGAAATAGCAACCAAAATAAAGAACAAGGACCTGAGTGTTGATCAAGTAACTGAAATGACTATTTCTGAGCATCTTTACCCGGCAGATGATGCAGCAGTTCCAAATGTGGATCTGATAATACGCACCGGAGGGGATGAAAGAATTTCCAACTTTCTTCCGTGGCAGACAAATGGCAATGAATGTGCAGCATATTTTTGTGCACCATACTGGCCTGAATTTAAAAAGATCGATTTTTTACGTTCTATCCGAGTGTACCAGGCACGAAAGATCGAGGTCAGGAAGAACAATGCGCTGAGAACTGCGCAGTTGCTTGCTTCTATTGGAAATAAAAGATCATTTAATGCAAAGAGTAATCAAACCGATTTATCGATCAGTGATTGTCATAAGAATTATTAA
- a CDS encoding aldo/keto reductase produces MLYRKLGQTGERVSILGFGCMRLPVFNEKPEMIDQEKAAQLLHYAIDSGINYIDTAYPYHKGRSESFLGDALKDGYREMVYIATKLPSWDIKSREDMDIYLEEQLRKLNTDHIDFYLVHSLNSDYWKNLTELGLFDFLDSAIDDGRIKYAGFSFHDDNETFREIVDAYSWSLCQIQYNIVDEYYQAGKDGLFYAADKGLGIVIMEPMRGGCLAEMVPGDIRKVWDSCDVQRSPAQWCLEYLWDYKEVDVVLSGMSNIKQLEMNLKAAENGYSGLLTTEERNIISKVGDMYRTKLAVDCGGCRYCLPCPVGVNIPLNFKYLNNASIFNNIEMTRKNYINHLGNERKASKCTGCGQCESRCPQHIPIIKTLQKVVDVLEK; encoded by the coding sequence ATGCTATACAGAAAACTTGGGCAGACAGGTGAGAGAGTTTCTATACTTGGTTTTGGATGCATGAGACTTCCTGTTTTCAATGAGAAGCCTGAAATGATTGATCAGGAAAAAGCCGCTCAGCTCCTTCATTATGCCATAGATTCTGGAATCAATTATATTGACACGGCTTATCCATATCACAAAGGTAGAAGTGAATCTTTTCTAGGTGATGCTCTTAAAGATGGATATCGGGAAATGGTTTACATTGCAACAAAATTACCAAGTTGGGATATAAAAAGCAGGGAAGATATGGATATTTATCTTGAAGAACAACTCCGGAAACTGAATACTGATCATATTGATTTTTACCTTGTCCATAGCTTGAATAGTGATTACTGGAAGAACCTGACAGAACTGGGATTATTTGATTTTCTTGATTCTGCCATCGATGATGGTAGAATAAAATATGCTGGTTTTTCTTTTCATGACGATAATGAAACCTTCAGGGAAATTGTTGATGCATATTCATGGAGTTTATGCCAGATACAGTACAATATAGTGGATGAATACTATCAGGCAGGAAAAGATGGATTGTTCTATGCAGCTGATAAAGGGCTGGGGATTGTTATTATGGAACCCATGCGCGGTGGCTGTCTTGCTGAGATGGTTCCAGGGGATATCAGGAAAGTATGGGACAGTTGCGATGTCCAGAGGAGTCCGGCCCAGTGGTGTCTTGAGTATCTATGGGATTACAAGGAAGTAGATGTTGTGCTAAGCGGAATGTCAAACATAAAACAACTGGAAATGAATCTGAAAGCTGCTGAAAATGGTTATTCTGGATTGCTGACCACTGAAGAAAGAAATATAATTTCAAAGGTAGGAGATATGTACCGTACAAAGCTTGCGGTAGACTGTGGAGGCTGCCGATATTGTCTTCCATGTCCTGTCGGGGTGAATATACCTCTGAATTTCAAATATCTGAATAATGCCTCAATATTCAATAATATTGAAATGACAAGAAAAAACTACATAAATCACCTTGGAAATGAAAGAAAAGCTTCAAAATGTACCGGATGTGGTCAATGTGAATCTAGATGTCCTCAACATATCCCAATCATAAAAACGCTGCAAAAAGTCGTTGATGTGCTGGAGAAATGA
- a CDS encoding winged helix-turn-helix transcriptional regulator → MDNEQKILKAMKDAGKPLKSGEVAEMTGIDKKEVSKIINNLKKEGTIISPKRCYYETAS, encoded by the coding sequence ATGGATAATGAACAAAAAATTTTGAAAGCAATGAAAGATGCTGGAAAACCATTAAAGTCAGGTGAAGTTGCAGAGATGACAGGAATTGATAAAAAGGAAGTCAGCAAAATCATAAACAACCTGAAAAAAGAAGGTACTATAATTTCTCCAAAAAGATGCTATTATGAGACAGCAAGTTAA
- a CDS encoding winged helix-turn-helix domain-containing protein, with protein MKREGKLNINPTQDHEASLMALQNPTRRQILDMLARYPMGADDIREELKIDAMQTKFHLSMLESSLSIEKRTKDNIVLYISFLQEVKYMLKML; from the coding sequence ATGAAAAGGGAAGGTAAACTCAATATAAATCCAACTCAGGATCATGAAGCCAGCTTAATGGCACTCCAGAATCCCACTCGAAGACAAATATTAGACATGCTTGCAAGATATCCTATGGGAGCAGATGATATTAGAGAAGAGCTAAAAATAGATGCAATGCAAACCAAGTTCCATCTTAGTATGTTAGAATCTTCTCTATCTATAGAAAAAAGAACAAAAGATAATATTGTATTATATATCAGCTTTCTCCAAGAGGTGAAGTATATGTTGAAAATGTTATGA
- a CDS encoding BCCT family transporter — translation MKDPHMYRINPQVFYFSAIIVLLFVTMGVLFTGRMSSIFSTIQDLIVTNFGWFYVLAVAFFLIFVIGLYFSKYGHIRLGKDSDRPEYKNSTWFAMLFSAGMGIGLLFYSVAEPILHFSQPKEASPETISAAMEAMNLTFFHWGLHAWGIYIIVGLSLAYFSYRHDLPLTIRSTLYPIFGEKIYGIRGNIVEVIAIFGTLFGVATSLGLGVMQINAGIDHIGLVSYSLNNQILLIAIITLIATISVASGLDKGIKTLSQFNIILGISLVIFVLIVGPSIFLLSSYVQSIGFYLQNIVYLTFQTDAFIGLDWQKSWTMFYWGWWISWSPFVGMFIARISRGRTIREFIMGVLLVPTLVTFLWIVVFGNTAIHMELFGSGGIIEAVQESVPTSLYVLLDQLPGAFITTLIATTVIVTFFVTSSDSGSLVISILSSGGNPYPPMVLRIFWSLLQGAVAAILLITGGLASLETAALTTALPFSFVMILMCYSLHKGLKAESLGYDVVDADIPPPPESTSQVKTKTLIRDLLGRGKQ, via the coding sequence ATGAAAGATCCGCATATGTACAGAATTAATCCGCAGGTATTTTATTTTTCTGCAATTATTGTATTGCTCTTTGTTACAATGGGAGTTTTGTTCACTGGGCGAATGTCTAGCATATTTAGTACAATTCAGGATCTTATAGTTACCAACTTTGGATGGTTTTATGTGCTGGCTGTTGCCTTTTTTCTTATTTTTGTAATAGGGCTTTATTTTAGCAAATATGGGCATATAAGACTTGGTAAGGACTCTGACAGACCTGAATACAAAAATAGCACATGGTTTGCAATGCTCTTTAGTGCAGGTATGGGAATCGGCCTTTTATTCTACAGTGTCGCAGAGCCAATCCTTCATTTCTCACAACCAAAAGAAGCATCTCCAGAAACCATAAGTGCAGCAATGGAAGCTATGAATCTGACTTTTTTCCACTGGGGACTTCATGCATGGGGGATATATATTATAGTTGGGTTATCACTTGCTTATTTTTCATACAGGCATGATCTTCCATTAACCATCCGTTCAACCCTGTATCCAATTTTTGGAGAAAAGATATATGGAATCCGTGGAAATATTGTTGAAGTAATCGCAATCTTTGGAACTCTTTTTGGTGTTGCTACCTCTCTTGGATTGGGAGTTATGCAGATCAATGCTGGTATAGATCATATTGGATTGGTTTCCTATTCCCTCAATAATCAAATCCTGTTAATTGCTATAATTACCTTGATTGCCACTATATCTGTTGCATCAGGACTTGATAAAGGAATTAAGACTCTTAGCCAGTTTAATATAATACTGGGCATATCACTGGTAATTTTCGTTTTGATTGTGGGTCCTTCCATATTCCTGCTAAGTTCTTATGTTCAGAGTATTGGGTTTTATCTGCAGAATATAGTCTATTTGACTTTCCAGACAGATGCTTTCATAGGTCTTGACTGGCAAAAATCATGGACTATGTTCTACTGGGGATGGTGGATATCATGGTCTCCTTTTGTAGGCATGTTCATAGCAAGAATCTCAAGGGGACGGACTATTCGTGAATTTATAATGGGTGTTTTACTGGTTCCTACTCTGGTTACATTTCTCTGGATAGTTGTATTCGGAAATACTGCAATACATATGGAACTATTTGGTTCAGGAGGAATAATAGAAGCAGTTCAAGAAAGCGTACCAACTTCACTTTATGTGCTCCTTGATCAGTTACCAGGAGCCTTTATCACAACTCTGATAGCCACCACTGTGATAGTGACTTTTTTTGTTACATCTTCAGATTCAGGTTCTTTGGTTATCTCCATACTCTCATCCGGGGGAAATCCATATCCACCAATGGTTCTTAGAATTTTCTGGTCACTTCTTCAGGGAGCAGTTGCAGCAATACTCCTTATAACAGGCGGGTTGGCCAGTCTTGAAACCGCAGCACTCACAACAGCTCTACCTTTCAGTTTTGTGATGATACTTATGTGCTATAGCCTTCATAAAGGACTGAAGGCAGAATCCCTTGGGTACGATGTCGTTGATGCAGACATACCGCCTCCACCAGAAAGTACATCACAGGTGAAAACAAAGACATTAATAAGGGACCTGCTAGGAAGGGGTAAACAGTGA
- a CDS encoding GNAT family N-acetyltransferase: MATDNIQVREAKDSDLNNVMAVEKEAFGSEEEANLVSNLLEDKSAEPVISLLAFKKNEALGHILFTKATIDGNTSSPLVYILAPLAVKPKHQRQGIGGMLINEGLKKLKAIGAEMVFVLGHESYYPKYGFKQNAARMGFSPTYPIPEEHADAWMIYPLSSGSIDEFKGRVVCADAMNKPEHWRE; this comes from the coding sequence ATGGCAACAGATAATATTCAGGTAAGGGAAGCAAAAGATTCAGATCTTAACAATGTAATGGCAGTTGAAAAAGAGGCTTTTGGATCTGAGGAAGAAGCAAATCTTGTATCTAATCTTCTGGAAGATAAAAGCGCAGAACCAGTAATATCCCTGCTGGCTTTCAAGAAAAATGAAGCATTAGGCCATATTCTTTTCACAAAAGCAACCATTGATGGAAATACATCATCTCCATTAGTTTACATTCTTGCACCTCTGGCAGTTAAACCGAAACACCAAAGACAGGGAATTGGTGGAATGTTAATTAATGAAGGGTTGAAGAAGCTAAAAGCAATTGGTGCTGAAATGGTATTTGTTCTAGGACATGAAAGCTATTATCCAAAATATGGATTTAAACAGAATGCTGCACGTATGGGTTTTAGTCCAACTTATCCAATTCCTGAAGAACATGCCGATGCATGGATGATCTATCCTTTAAGTTCAGGGTCAATTGATGAATTTAAGGGCAGAGTTGTTTGTGCTGATGCCATGAATAAACCAGAGCATTGGAGAGAATGA
- a CDS encoding DNA-directed RNA polymerase subunit D → MTMKIDILELSERTASFVLSDASVAFANGIRRAMLADVPTLAIDEVNVYNNTSVLYDEQLGLRLALIPLTANMDDYIPKDECNCEDVCPACELSLTLSVEGPKMVYSGDFVSADPEVRPADSNIPIIDLKEGQKLFIEALAHAGYGKEHAKWQAGVGCGYKNYPIVSFTNCDQCGTCIEECPKEIIKMGPAGAEISSEDLLKCTLCKTCAEACGINAVSVNQSESSFIFNMESDGSYTSEELIINAGKVIRKKASEMQDILESM, encoded by the coding sequence ATGACTATGAAAATTGATATTCTGGAACTATCCGAGAGAACTGCATCGTTTGTACTGTCAGATGCATCGGTAGCTTTTGCAAATGGGATCCGAAGAGCCATGCTTGCAGATGTTCCCACATTGGCAATAGATGAGGTGAACGTTTACAACAACACTTCTGTGCTCTATGATGAACAATTGGGCTTAAGGCTTGCTTTGATTCCTTTAACTGCAAATATGGATGATTATATCCCAAAGGATGAATGCAACTGCGAAGATGTATGTCCCGCGTGTGAACTATCCCTTACATTAAGTGTTGAAGGTCCGAAGATGGTTTATTCTGGTGATTTTGTATCTGCTGATCCGGAGGTACGTCCTGCAGATAGCAATATACCCATAATAGATCTAAAAGAAGGACAGAAATTATTTATTGAAGCACTGGCTCATGCAGGCTATGGTAAAGAGCATGCAAAGTGGCAAGCTGGTGTAGGATGTGGATACAAAAATTATCCGATAGTATCCTTCACAAACTGTGATCAGTGTGGAACATGCATTGAAGAGTGTCCAAAAGAGATCATCAAGATGGGTCCTGCAGGTGCGGAAATATCTTCCGAGGATCTTTTAAAGTGCACCTTATGCAAGACATGCGCTGAAGCATGCGGGATCAATGCAGTTTCAGTCAATCAGAGTGAAAGCTCTTTCATATTCAATATGGAATCTGATGGATCATATACTTCTGAAGAGTTAATTATAAATGCAGGAAAAGTTATCAGAAAGAAAGCATCAGAAATGCAGGACATATTAGAGTCTATGTAA
- a CDS encoding 30S ribosomal protein S11 — MTNGTWGVAHINSSFNNTIITVTDLTGAETIAKASGGMLVKAARDESSPYTAMQMASQIADILKDKGIEGVHIKVRAPGGNKQRSPGPGAQAAIRSFARAGIRIGRIEDVTPVPHDGTRPKGGRRV; from the coding sequence ATGACAAACGGAACATGGGGAGTAGCCCACATTAACAGTTCATTTAACAATACTATCATAACAGTAACTGATCTCACCGGCGCAGAAACAATTGCAAAAGCCTCCGGTGGTATGCTTGTAAAAGCTGCAAGAGATGAAAGCTCACCATATACTGCAATGCAGATGGCAAGCCAGATAGCAGATATTCTCAAAGACAAAGGTATTGAAGGAGTACATATTAAGGTCAGAGCACCTGGAGGGAACAAACAAAGAAGTCCAGGTCCCGGTGCACAGGCTGCTATCAGGTCATTTGCAAGGGCTGGTATACGGATTGGCAGGATCGAGGATGTAACTCCAGTACCTCATGACGGTACTCGTCCAAAAGGCGGAAGACGTGTATAA
- a CDS encoding 30S ribosomal protein S4: MVYPGKKRKSFDTPKHPWQAARMATEVELITRYGLRNRKELWKAQSILRRYRADARRLLAESAEAELSGHLKTEADQILNRLIRYSILKSDSKIDDILALDTDVILERRLQTQVHRLGLALTMKQARQFITHGHIAIDGNRVTVPGKFVSKDEEMRIGYYGTSPLNNESHPERPAQVASSIVNE, encoded by the coding sequence ATGGTATACCCTGGTAAAAAGAGAAAAAGCTTTGATACTCCGAAGCACCCATGGCAGGCCGCCAGAATGGCCACTGAAGTTGAACTGATCACAAGGTATGGACTGCGTAACAGGAAAGAATTATGGAAGGCTCAAAGTATTCTGAGACGTTACAGGGCAGATGCCCGAAGACTTCTGGCAGAATCTGCTGAGGCAGAACTTTCTGGTCATCTAAAAACTGAAGCAGACCAAATTCTTAATAGACTGATCAGATACTCTATCCTCAAATCTGACTCAAAGATTGATGATATTCTTGCATTGGATACTGATGTTATTCTGGAGCGAAGGTTACAGACACAGGTTCACAGACTGGGACTTGCACTTACAATGAAACAGGCAAGACAGTTCATCACTCACGGACATATTGCTATAGATGGAAACAGGGTGACAGTTCCTGGAAAGTTCGTATCCAAAGATGAAGAGATGAGAATCGGATACTATGGTACTTCTCCGCTGAACAATGAGTCACATCCAGAAAGGCCCGCACAGGTCGCATCATCCATTGTGAATGAATAA
- a CDS encoding 30S ribosomal protein S13, translated as MANEEIRHLVRIMNTDLQGDQPVQYALTGIRGIGRRTARILTECAGVDPTVMIGYLSDEDVQKLNKTINDFEQNIPPWMLNRQKDPVTGDDKHLLGQDIILTVREDINTLKKVRAYRGIRHERGLKVRGQRTKSTGRGSTTVGVSKKK; from the coding sequence ATGGCAAATGAAGAAATTAGACATTTAGTTCGTATCATGAATACTGACCTGCAGGGTGATCAGCCTGTGCAGTATGCACTTACAGGTATTCGTGGAATAGGAAGGCGTACTGCAAGGATTCTGACTGAGTGTGCAGGTGTGGATCCTACAGTTATGATAGGATATCTATCTGATGAAGATGTGCAGAAGCTCAACAAAACCATCAATGATTTTGAGCAGAACATCCCTCCATGGATGTTAAATCGTCAGAAAGATCCTGTTACAGGTGATGATAAGCATCTTTTGGGCCAGGATATTATATTAACTGTGCGTGAAGATATCAATACTCTCAAGAAAGTACGTGCCTACCGCGGAATACGCCATGAGAGAGGTCTTAAGGTCAGAGGACAGAGAACGAAGTCTACTGGAAGGGGTAGCACTACAGTTGGCGTAAGCAAAAAGAAATGA
- a CDS encoding methyltransferase family protein, translated as MVISTVIIVLCLVAFAAIHSFMASLKFKRAIIKALGPRAEKLYLPVYSLIAVLMILPVVYLLYRYPGQVLYVVPYPWFWLMVTGQAIAAVIAPRAFMDAPQRFRILSQLSVSGTPEAGELKIRGIYRWVRDPFLLSGLVILWLTPFMTVNLLVLYIFASIYLYIGSLHWESRLVSQFGDKYIQYQKEVRRIIPGRGYKGDVSNF; from the coding sequence TTGGTAATTTCTACAGTGATAATTGTTCTTTGCCTGGTTGCTTTTGCAGCCATTCACAGTTTTATGGCAAGTCTGAAATTTAAAAGAGCAATTATAAAGGCTCTGGGTCCCAGAGCAGAAAAACTGTATCTTCCCGTTTACAGTCTGATTGCAGTGCTGATGATACTTCCTGTTGTTTATCTGCTCTACAGGTATCCTGGCCAGGTTCTTTATGTGGTACCCTATCCCTGGTTCTGGCTAATGGTTACAGGTCAGGCGATTGCTGCGGTGATTGCGCCCAGGGCCTTTATGGATGCACCTCAGAGGTTCAGGATACTTTCTCAGTTATCTGTATCAGGAACACCCGAAGCAGGTGAACTGAAAATTCGGGGGATATACAGATGGGTGAGAGATCCTTTTCTACTTTCCGGCCTGGTCATACTGTGGCTTACTCCATTCATGACGGTAAACTTGCTTGTGCTATATATTTTTGCAAGCATATACCTGTATATCGGATCCCTGCACTGGGAGAGTAGGCTGGTGTCACAGTTTGGTGATAAATACATTCAGTATCAGAAAGAGGTTCGCAGAATAATTCCTGGTAGGGGGTATAAGGGAGATGTCAGCAATTTCTGA
- a CDS encoding RNA-guided pseudouridylation complex pseudouridine synthase subunit Cbf5, producing MGPYTKLPSETERKLIHVSKSSVSVEYGCSPHMRPIDEHINRGVINLLKPKGPTSHEVTAWVKDILHLKKAGHSGSLDPVVDGLLPIMLGKATKTIRALRLSGKEYVCLMRLHSSVPEKKIIRVCSEFEGQIFQIPPLISAVKRAVRIRRIYYLEIIEMKDNLVLMRIGCEAGTYIRKLCHDIGEALGCGAHMQELRRTKTGPFNEDTAVTLHDVTDAYTFWKEHGDESELRRVILPMEEGLKHLPPVVIRDSAVDAICQGASLAVPGIVSLDSMIKKDDTVCIYTLKGEAVALSRAVMTTDEILEKDSGIVAVTERVIIDAGTYPSAWSKTG from the coding sequence ATGGGCCCTTATACTAAACTTCCCTCTGAAACTGAACGAAAGCTGATACATGTATCTAAAAGCAGTGTCAGTGTAGAATATGGTTGTTCTCCACACATGCGCCCGATTGATGAACATATAAATAGGGGCGTTATCAACCTGCTGAAGCCAAAAGGTCCCACCAGTCATGAAGTTACAGCATGGGTGAAGGACATTCTTCATTTAAAGAAGGCAGGCCATTCAGGTTCCCTTGATCCTGTAGTGGATGGCCTGCTTCCTATAATGCTTGGAAAGGCCACAAAAACAATACGAGCGCTTCGACTTTCTGGAAAGGAGTATGTATGCCTTATGAGACTTCATTCTTCTGTTCCTGAAAAGAAAATAATAAGGGTATGTTCGGAGTTTGAGGGCCAGATCTTCCAGATACCTCCCTTGATTTCAGCTGTAAAAAGAGCAGTAAGGATTAGGAGGATATATTATCTTGAGATAATTGAAATGAAAGATAATCTTGTTCTAATGAGGATTGGATGTGAGGCCGGGACATATATCCGAAAATTGTGTCATGATATTGGTGAAGCTCTTGGATGTGGTGCCCATATGCAGGAGTTGAGACGTACCAAAACAGGACCTTTCAATGAAGATACGGCCGTTACTCTACATGACGTTACTGATGCATACACTTTCTGGAAAGAACATGGAGATGAATCTGAACTTCGCAGGGTCATTCTTCCCATGGAAGAAGGTCTCAAACATCTGCCCCCTGTTGTTATCAGGGACAGTGCTGTGGATGCAATCTGTCAAGGTGCATCACTGGCAGTACCAGGTATTGTGAGCCTGGATTCTATGATCAAAAAAGACGATACGGTCTGTATCTATACTCTAAAAGGCGAAGCCGTTGCTCTATCAAGGGCTGTGATGACTACTGATGAGATTCTTGAAAAAGACTCGGGAATTGTTGCAGTGACCGAAAGAGTAATAATAGATGCCGGCACTTATCCATCAGCCTGGAGCAAAACTGGTTAA
- the cmk gene encoding (d)CMP kinase, with protein MLLTVSGLPGSGTTTVSRILSEYYNIRLVSAGEVFRALAREKNMSLEEFGSLAENDPSIDSMIDERQKEIATSENNIILEGRLAGHMAEMAFRIWIKAPMEVRVERIAKRESMDFDQVFNETKIREASESLRYRDFYGIDINDLSIYDIVVDSKNWIPREIADILILAIDSYNESD; from the coding sequence ATGCTTTTGACAGTCAGCGGTCTTCCCGGCAGCGGAACAACCACAGTATCCCGAATACTCTCAGAATATTATAACATTAGACTTGTTTCTGCTGGAGAGGTATTCAGAGCTCTTGCCAGAGAAAAGAACATGTCCCTTGAAGAGTTTGGATCACTGGCAGAAAATGATCCTTCTATAGACTCTATGATAGATGAGAGGCAGAAGGAAATTGCTACAAGTGAGAATAATATAATACTTGAGGGCAGGCTTGCCGGACATATGGCTGAAATGGCGTTTCGCATATGGATAAAAGCTCCAATGGAAGTTCGTGTTGAAAGAATTGCAAAAAGAGAGTCCATGGATTTTGATCAGGTATTTAATGAGACTAAAATAAGGGAAGCTTCCGAATCTCTAAGGTACAGGGATTTTTATGGAATCGATATCAATGATCTATCAATATATGATATCGTGGTAGATTCTAAGAACTGGATTCCTCGTGAGATTGCTGATATATTGATTCTAGCAATTGATAGTTATAATGAGTCTGACTGA